The following are encoded together in the Glycine max cultivar Williams 82 chromosome 8, Glycine_max_v4.0, whole genome shotgun sequence genome:
- the LOC100776078 gene encoding uncharacterized protein isoform X2 gives MESREGKSISDLYEEICHKFRDFMTEITKIDELGIAGSRLLSGFQQALDFIRRPPIDTNSKLVHKIIVANETERVKAYINSGCRKLNESIQSVTNLHSDTHGLCNHISKVKEILNELEGLLGDVTNAIQTTDGNLLALSDLDFNVELNEQEEKDALSHSQSPDVTITKKKKSADVAYLAMLMAFIYSMVNQDYLMQEKIVSALDIKMPSEELESYCQMWSLRPFINDEIMHQAWEHIH, from the exons ATGGAAAGCAGGGAAGGCAAATCAATTTCTGACTTGTACGAAGAAATTTGTCACAAATTCAGAGATTTCATGACAGA GATTACAAAGATTGATGAGTTGGGCATTGCTGGAAGCAGGCTGCTGTCTGGCTTTCAACAAGCACTTG ATTTTATTAGGAGGCCTCCTATAGATACGAATTCTAAATTAGTTCACAAGATAATTGTAGCTAATGAAACTGAGAGAGTTAAAGCCTATATTAATTCTGGATGTAGGAAGCTCAATGAAAGTATCCAGAGTGTAACTAACT TGCACTCGGACACACATGGACTCTGTAACCATATAAGCAAAG TTAAGGAAATACTTAATGAACTTGAAGGTCTATTGGGGGATGTAACAAATGCTATTCAGACTACAGATGGAAATTTATTAGCCCTCTCTGATCTGGATTTTAATGTTGAATTGAATGAGCAG GAGGAAAAGGATGCTTTGTCCCATTCTCAAAGTCCTGATGTTACAAttaccaagaaaaagaaaagtgctGATGTTGCATATTTAGCGATGCTAATGGCTTTCATATACAGCATGGTCAACCAAGACTATTTGATGCAG GAAAAGATCGTTTCTGCTTTAGATATCAAGATGCCATCAGAAGAATTAGAAAGCTACTGCCAAATGTGGTCTTTGCGCCCCTTCATAAATGATGAGATCATGCATCAAGCTTGGGAACATATTCACTGA
- the LOC100776078 gene encoding uncharacterized protein isoform X1: MESREGKSISDLYEEICHKFRDFMTEITKIDELGIAGSRLLSGFQQALDFIRRPPIDTNSKLVHKIIVANETERVKAYINSGCRKLNESIQSVTNLHSDTHGLCNHISKVKEILNELEGLLGDVTNAIQTTDGNLLALSDLDFNVELNEQVADDDLEEKDALSHSQSPDVTITKKKKSADVAYLAMLMAFIYSMVNQDYLMQEKIVSALDIKMPSEELESYCQMWSLRPFINDEIMHQAWEHIH; encoded by the exons ATGGAAAGCAGGGAAGGCAAATCAATTTCTGACTTGTACGAAGAAATTTGTCACAAATTCAGAGATTTCATGACAGA GATTACAAAGATTGATGAGTTGGGCATTGCTGGAAGCAGGCTGCTGTCTGGCTTTCAACAAGCACTTG ATTTTATTAGGAGGCCTCCTATAGATACGAATTCTAAATTAGTTCACAAGATAATTGTAGCTAATGAAACTGAGAGAGTTAAAGCCTATATTAATTCTGGATGTAGGAAGCTCAATGAAAGTATCCAGAGTGTAACTAACT TGCACTCGGACACACATGGACTCTGTAACCATATAAGCAAAG TTAAGGAAATACTTAATGAACTTGAAGGTCTATTGGGGGATGTAACAAATGCTATTCAGACTACAGATGGAAATTTATTAGCCCTCTCTGATCTGGATTTTAATGTTGAATTGAATGAGCAGGTAGCCGATGATGATTtg GAGGAAAAGGATGCTTTGTCCCATTCTCAAAGTCCTGATGTTACAAttaccaagaaaaagaaaagtgctGATGTTGCATATTTAGCGATGCTAATGGCTTTCATATACAGCATGGTCAACCAAGACTATTTGATGCAG GAAAAGATCGTTTCTGCTTTAGATATCAAGATGCCATCAGAAGAATTAGAAAGCTACTGCCAAATGTGGTCTTTGCGCCCCTTCATAAATGATGAGATCATGCATCAAGCTTGGGAACATATTCACTGA